A genomic stretch from Planktothrix serta PCC 8927 includes:
- a CDS encoding TMEM165/GDT1 family protein, producing MMTSSPTVVKVQEDRATASSAIATSEKENPQQKHFVNSNTWKIFVSTFITIFLAEIGDKTQLTTLLMVAQSHAPWVVFAGAGTALVLTSFLGVLLGQWLATRISPRTLERAAGSSLLLISALLIWEVLH from the coding sequence ATGATGACTTCATCCCCAACCGTTGTTAAAGTTCAGGAAGACCGGGCTACTGCATCCAGTGCGATCGCAACTTCTGAAAAAGAGAACCCTCAACAGAAGCATTTCGTAAACAGCAATACTTGGAAAATTTTTGTTTCCACATTTATTACCATTTTTCTTGCAGAAATTGGAGATAAAACCCAACTCACAACTTTATTGATGGTGGCACAATCTCACGCCCCTTGGGTTGTGTTTGCGGGAGCAGGAACAGCATTAGTTTTAACCAGTTTCTTAGGGGTTTTACTGGGTCAATGGTTAGCTACACGCATCTCTCCCCGAACCTTAGAACGGGCAGCAGGAAGCAGTTTATTATTGATTTCTGCATTATTAATTTGGGAAGTTTTACACTAA
- a CDS encoding TMEM165/GDT1 family protein: protein MDFQLLGLSFITVFLSELGDKSQVAAIALSGSTKSPRPIFFGTAAALLLASFLGVMIGQGVAEVLPTHLVKIAAAIGFAVLGIRLLWFNQTENSEVD, encoded by the coding sequence ATGGATTTTCAATTGTTAGGATTGAGTTTTATCACGGTTTTTTTATCAGAATTAGGGGATAAAAGTCAAGTGGCTGCGATCGCTCTCAGTGGGAGTACAAAATCCCCCCGTCCGATCTTTTTTGGTACAGCCGCAGCTTTATTATTAGCGAGTTTTTTGGGTGTAATGATCGGCCAAGGGGTTGCAGAAGTTCTACCCACTCATCTTGTTAAAATTGCCGCAGCCATCGGTTTTGCGGTGCTAGGAATTCGGTTATTATGGTTTAATCAAACGGAAAATTCAGAAGTTGATTGA